The region AGTGGGAGTATGGTACgtgttcgggctgccgcagtaaCAGTGGGGAATGATAGTGCTCTGTTATGATGGCATGGTTGTTCCATTGGGACTGAAACAGTTGAAGGTGTCTATTAAGTCTAGGAAGAAATATGTAGTGTAGTGCCCACAAATGAAGCTCACTATCTacatttaaaatgttttcttgTTCCATGAAACTAAACAAATCATAATAGAGGTTTGACACCCCAGTCCACACATCTACCCATGCCCTTTCAATTCGTTGATTATGGGTGTTTCTGCCCCTGATTGCACTTCCTTGTGTAATGCCTCTCAACAACTCCATGATGTCACAGACATCATTGTTCTCGCCACCATAGTCACAGCGGACACGTGATGGTAAACATGTAGACACCGCCTCAACAAAATGGGCCAAAACTGTGACCGATCTATTATTGTCGATGCCTTCAGAAATGTCAATAAACGGCTGTAGCCATCCATGCATCCATGGATTACAATGCGCCATCTTTTCAAcatctttttttccctttccaaGTGTTGGGAGATTTGGTCAAGTTTGGTTAGACAAGGCAAATGTAGCTTTCAAAGCAGCTTTGACATCTAGGGGAAGGTGGGGCATAATGGAACACTTTATTTTAAACTTGCATTATGATGTCATCAAAGacacaaaaacaataaaaacaacgGTTTGAGATGGGTGTTGTATGCACTTTATTATGTCAACAACAAAACGACAAAAGCACTGTAAAATTCCAGGAAAACTCCAAacaaattttacaaaagaaaagtcCAACTTGCCCCATCCCTGGGGCATAATGGCACTCCCCCTTGGGGCAAAATGGATCTACAGGTCCGTATTGCCCCTTCAGAATTCTAACGTTCTTTGTTGAGTAATATACCTAAGCATATTTGGTGGGCAGAGCTGCATAATGAAAGTCTAAAGTAGCTTCAAacatttcaaaaagttataGGACAACACTGGAAAGTAATCGTAGTAAACACTTGAAAAAATGTGCACTTCTCTCTAAATTTCTTAGAATTGAATCTTGGACAATTTTTGTTCTGATACAACCACTATTGCATTGAAACCAACTGCTAGGCCCATCCATACTTTGAATTCTGCTAgcttataaatattttcaaaaaaaataactgggaaacttaaaaaaaaaaatatatatatatatatatatatataaatataacacATGTCTGTTTTTTACTTGAATCTGGGGCAAATATGTGTTGCGCTAAGACTACTATTACGTTGAAACCAACTGCTAGGCCCATACTTTGAAAACCACTGTAATGAAAACATTTGGAAAACGTAATTTTTCTTTCACCAAAGTGACAATGAAAAGTCATGTAAACGCTAATGTATATCAACTTTAACACTGACAAACTATAATCCTGACACTGATGTCTACCTTGTGTCATATCTAGTCCTGATCttaatgaagttttttttttttttttttttttttaagaacagaGATCACATACGAATTCTTCATCAGAATCACCCTCTTTTCCCGTGCAAGCTTCATGTGCCCATCCAAAACAGAGTGAGCACTTGATCATGCCATCCTTGCCTGCACTCCACAGTTCACTGCAGTAGATACACTCggcatcatcatcttcattggaTGAAGTGTCATTCTCTGCTTCTGGTTGTTCTGTCTTGCGCTTTCTTTTCCCACCGGTTTGAGGCTGGACATCAGAAGATCGCTTGTTGCATGTGCGCGCTTTTCCTGAATTTCCCTTCTTTGCCCGAGTTGTCTTTGAGAGGATAAGTTCAGACTTGTAAGGGCTTTCTGTTAGGACCACAGCTTTGCCACATCGTGCATTCGATCTCTTGGTCCTGGAGGTAGTACTAGCTTTAGGAGGTGGGGAAATGACAAATGGTGATTGGTACCGAGAAGTTGAGGGACCTGCATTACCGTTGTCAGTATCAGGAGTTGTTGGAATGGCAAGCAGGTTTGGAGCCGTTTTGGAGCCTTCTGTAGCTGCTCCATGAGTTTCCTTGTCAGGTTCTTCGGAGTCTACTGTGTCAGTCAACTCTGGAATGCCTTCTTCACCATCAACCTTATCCTCACAACCTGGAGCAGCTACTTCAACTCCTGATTCACCGTGTTCTTTGTTGTCTCTGTCATCCATGGGAAGATCTGTCACATCTGCCGCTAGGAATTCATGAGGGAGGAAGACATCTCTGTTGGTAGGATATATTCCTGTTTTGCGGAACCCACTAGCTGCCACCTGGGTAGTTGCTGCCCTCATGTATGCATTGCCAAACAACTCTGCAACCTGGAAGGACGTGACAACTCGACCTGGATTGTTTCTCAACCATTTTTCCAGTTCTTGGTCGTATGTTGACAGTGGCTTCATGAAGCTCACATCAAGTGGCTGCATTCTGTGAGAGCAATGTGGAGGCAGACACAGCATTACAACACCATTGTCTCTGGCAAGGTCTATGACATCCAAGTTTCTGACATGTGTTGCATGGCCATCAAGTATCAACAACACTGGGTTGTCCTTAGAAGCGCCAGACGATCGGATGAATGCTTGAATCATTTTGTGAATATGTCCATCTGCATCCATCCACTCTTGTGACACTCATGGATTGACCCTGGAGGAGCTCCATCCATTAGTTCCATCTTCATTCTGACACGTGGGAAGACAAACATTGGTGGGATGAAAGACCCTGTAACGCTCATGCACGTTTCGACTGTGACGGTCTGACCACGTTCCGCTGAAACCAAGGACCCAACTTGTTTCCTTCCGGTCTTTGCAAGAACTTTTGATGGTTTGCTCTGCACAGTACTGATCCCTGTTTCGTCAACGTTGTAGATATTGTTTGGTGGAAACTTGTGCTTGTCCATAAGAGGTTCGAGCAGGTCAAAGAATTTGTTTACGTTTGTACGGTTGAACGAACGTGCTCTCGCTGCAGAGGTGGCTTCTGGTTGTCTAAGGGAAATCGGATGGCGTTTGATGAAGGAATACATCCAGTCTTTTCCAGCCATTTGCTTCTCTCTGTTGAATTGATGTGCGATCCCATTTCTTTCGGCTAGTTGAAAAGCAAGACGACGTAAGTCGTTCGATGTCAGTCCGTACATCATCGATTCCATTTGATGGATGTAGTCTACAAGGTCTTTCTCAATCTCTTCAGGAAACGTTGTctgaaaaaatgatgaaaagcaAAACTacttttataatttttaaaattgaacgggacatttttatttgtatatttttctagATGTTATACGAACATATACTGCAAGTTTCATTCTAGAATTAGGAAATATATTAGTGAGAAGATTGGCTGGCATTCTTTtggcatttatttatttatttatttattgttctttgccaaatttataaagtgaaattatattttttcgcattagacaaattcaaaataaacctACCTTGAAatttcccattgactttgttGCACCTATTGCAGATTTATTAAGTCCTTTGACTCTTCGATGAAGAGTGGTTTTTGGTACTGAGAACTCGGCGCTGGCTTTCTTTAACACTAGTCCATTGTCAGTAACGGCTTTAATAGCAGCCTTCATGGACTCTTCATTCCACATCTGTCTTGTCGATTTCCGCTTGTAGCTTGTAACCTTTTTTAAGACGACCTGCAAAAACAGACCCACAACGGTTGCTTTCGAGGTATTATCCAACTACCTCTTGATACCCAGAGAACTGATTAGCAATTAAAGCACATACTTGCTGAACAATGACTGGTATTTGGAAATCAAGATTGGAAAACGTTGGAACGTTTTAAGAATACATGAGTATCCGAATGTAATGATGaagataggcctacatatctaggcctacatacatgcgCACAGGCACAAAACATCACACATACGAGCATCAGCATCTCTTGTACAGTGATAACAATAGCCTCTTGACTCCCAAATTTTCCCTCAAAATTTCACGTTTTCAGAATGTGATCATAATCAATCTGTATGTTTTCTGTATGGAAACAACATTAAATTCACATTTGGTAGTGAATATCATGaatcaaaatgcaaaaataaaattttaagaaaataatttgatcaAGTGATTTACTTTTGGAAAGGAGCACAAAAACTCCTTATCAGTGCCTGATCCCATACATAACACATGCTATGGTagcttcaaaatattttgccaTGATTTTGTACAGTTGCCTGTATGTGGTCCATATAGCATAGCATATGCATGGACCACATACATTAGTAGGTGTGCAAAACATTCACTTAACCATTCAGTCTTAAAGGCCAACAGGGCACCATGTTATTGGAGTGGtttatctaaataaaaaaaaaattgtcctcGTTTTTCTTTGAAGCGATAAACCTTGGCATTTGCTTAAGCCTTGCtttcacaatacatgtatatgttattttcaattggGGCAAAATGGACCAATGGTTAGGGGGAAAACAGAATCCTGTTCCATTTTGCCCCATACCTATATGGTCCATTTTGCCCCAATGTCATATTTTCTAATCAAATTTTTGTGTGGAAAAATCCCTACCGCATAGAAAGCATGCAAAAGGCCAGTCTAACGTTGATATCTTAATGATTAATGTACACAAATATTTGATTAGAATCGATACAGAAATTACCGAATTTCAGCCCTATGAACATCCCCTTACCTTAGATCATGAGGGTGAAGTTTTTGACGAGGCATTACTCGGATGTGACTCGATGTTACTGGATGAAAATTCAGTGCTGAAGTTATTTCGCCATCTTCCCTTTTTCAAAGAATTCGCACAGAGGGTGGCTTTTTTTAACATATGCTAATTTCAAAGTTCCGTTATGCCCCCAGGGTCCGTTATGCCCCACTTTCCCCTACAAGGATAGATCAATGTTGATTACTTTAGTTTACTTTATTAACTCAATCAACCTCCTGGGGTATatgtgtaaaacaaaatatgatacaAACTGGCAAGAATAAGAAagtaaatgtaattaaaaaaaaccaggGAGCAATATTCACATATTCATTAACCACAAGGCTTATTCACATCCCTCCCAGTCACTATAGGTAGCTTATTATTCAAACatctaaacaataaaaattcTTCCTATCACATGGATTGAGAAAAACCAAGTAATTTTCAAACACCAATGTTTGCTTTTATATTTGATAAACAATACATTGAAAGAATGTATTAACATTGTTATTCCAATCATGTTGGCATGTATCACTTATTCTCTGTGACACAATTCTTTTAAAGACAGAAAACTCCATACCTTGTGCTTGGTTATCCAAGATGGGGTAAGTTCTCAATGAAATCCAGCCTCATCTTCTTCTCTTTTGCCCCTCTCTTCAGAAAGTAATGACTCTTACTATCCACTGTCCACACACTAATATTGGAGTCTTGCTTCATTGCATGCACCAACTGTCTATGAAGATGAGTAAGATCATCAGCAATGAATACATGCTTGAGGTGGTCTTCTTCAGCTCTTTTTCTCCTCATAACAGCAACCTTAGCATCCCTATGAATGAATCTTGCAATGATGAGTCACACCTTCCCAGACGATGACAACTTTGACAAGTGCTAAGATCTGTACTGGAAATTTCAGTCCCCAGCTCTTTGGCAAAGTTTACAACAACCTGCCATGTGTCTTCATGTTCTAACTTCTGTGTATTATGAAACGGATATTGGCATGTCGTTTTAATGTATAGATGTGTTTGGACACCAGTCTGGGAATTACTATGATGACGTAATGTTTCCAGTCATCGAGAGCTCGATCGACGTGTTTTGCTCTTGACCTAGTTTCGATTCACAATTTAAATTTTGCGCGACTGAGCCCTCTTGCGTTGCAATAGCGAAAGGCTGAAATACACTAAATTCTCGCTTTGCCGAGCTAGCAGACATACGTGTTGATTAAGCCCACCAggtatttctatattttcttgtgGAATATCTGCCACAAAAAGATCACGAATGGCAGATAGATTGCTCTCCCTGTGGGCTAATATTCCTTGCACAAAATGCTGCAGTGGGAGTACGGTACGTGTTCGGGCAGTAACAGTGGGGAATGATGGTGCTCTGTTATGATGGCATGGTTGTTCCATTGGGACTGAAACAGTTGAAGGTGTCTATTAAGTCTAGGAAGAAATATGTAGTGTAGTGCCCACAAATGAAGCTCACTATCTACATTTTAGATGTTTTCTTGTTCCATGAAactaaacaaatcaaaatagagATTTGACACCCCAGTCCACACATCTACCATGCCCTTTCAATTCGTTGATTATGGGTGCTTCTGCCCCTGATTGCACTTCCTTGTGTAATGCCTCTCAACAACTCCATGATGTCACAGACATCATTGTTCTCGCCACCATAGTCACAGCAGAAACGTAATGGTAAACCATTTGTAGACACCTCCTCAACAAAATGGGCCAAAACTGTGACCGATCTATTATTGTCGATGCCTTCAGAAATGTCAATAAACGGCTGTAGCCTTCCATGCATCCATGGATTACAATGCGCCATCTTTtcaacatcttttttttccctttccaaGTGTTGGGAGATTTGGTCAAGTTTGGTTAGACAAGGCAAATGTAGCTTTCAAAGCAGCTTTGACATCTACAAGGATAGATCAATGTTGATTACTTTAGTTTACTTTATTAACTCAATCAACCTCCTGGGGTATatgtgtaaaacaaaatatgatacaaactggcaagaaaaagaaagcaaatgtaattaaaaaaaacagggagCAATATTCACATATTCATTAACCACAAGGCATATTCACATCCCTCCCAGTCACTATAGGTAGCTTATTATTCAAACatctaaacaataaaaattcTTCCTATCACATGGATTGAGAAAAACCAAGTAATTTTCAAACACCAATGTTTGCTTTTATATTTGATAAACAATACATTGAAAGAATGTATTAACATTGTTATTCCAATCATGTTGGCATGTATCACTTATTCTCTGTGACACAATTCTTTTAAAGACAGAAAACTCCTTACCTTGTGCTTGGTTATCCAAGATGGGGTAAGTTCTCAATGAAATCCAGCCTCATCTTCTTCTCTTTTGCCCCTCTCTTCAGAAAGTAATGACTCTTACTATCCACTGTCCACACACTAATATTGGAGTCTTGCTTCATTGCATGCACCGACTGTCTATGAAGATGAGTAAGATCATCAGCAATGAATACATGTTTGAGGCTGGTGGTCTTCTTCAGCTCTTTTTTCCTCCTCATAACAGCAACCTTAGCATCCCTATGAATGAATCTTGCAATGATGAGTCACACCTTCCCAGACGATGACAACTTTGACAAGTGCTAAGATCTGTACTGGAAATTTCAGTCCCCAGCTCTTTGGCAAAGTTTACAACAACCTGCGATGTGTCTTCATCCTGTGTTTCTGGTATACTGTAGATCTTGGTATTGTCTTTCTGAGTATATTGCTCCAACCTCAATCTCTGCCTGATTGATGATTGACTCGGCCTTGGGCCTGTGCTTTGTTCAATCCTGTTTGCAATGCTGTCACTGCAGCTGCCTCTGCCCAAAGACTCTCGATTAGCTCACATGTTGATGCACCCACGGCCACATACTCACCACATCAACTAGTACTGGTTTTATCACTGCCAGTATCTTGTAAATTATAAGCCGGAGTTTATTAGACTCTTCTCTTTTCTGCTTTTAAACAATCCTGAATCATCCAGTGCCTTCTCGACCATGTAAttgaaaaattttcaaaaacatATTCTGGGggtttgtgtgtttgtttgtaGTGTACCGTGGAATTGCAAACAGGACAGTCAATGGAAACTACAAAACAAAGGAGAAATACAGTCAACACAAAGCAAGTGAACACACTGGGTTTCTACAGGACATGAAACAACACAGCTACAAATACTACAGACAACGAACGAATGACATGGATCAATATAATAGTTGCCCACTGTGCTTTTTACCGAGTCCCTCAAAGACATTTCATACATTTCCAAAAAGAATGATAGTGGTGTGGAACTAGATAGACCTAATGGGCGACCAGTTTTTCTTACTTTTGGGGGTCTCCCACCTTTGCATTGAATTTTGAATGAGTCACATGTCTGACAGTTGGAATTGCGTTTGTGTTCAGCCCAATCATTTTTTGGAGCCCATGATTTTTCTTGATTCGACCTAGATCTAGTTATCAGGCAGTAGCAATTCGTACAAAATGAATCTGGATGTACGTCTGGGAGGTCTCCTTTGACATCTATGTCAAATCTGCTTCTCACTGCTTCTTGGT is a window of Lytechinus variegatus isolate NC3 chromosome 2, Lvar_3.0, whole genome shotgun sequence DNA encoding:
- the LOC121406973 gene encoding uncharacterized protein LOC121406973 codes for the protein MIQAFIRSSGASKDNPVLLILDGHATHVRNLDVIDLARDNGVVMLCLPPHCSHRMQPLDVSFMKPLSTYDQELEKWLRNNPGRVVTSFQVAELFGNAYMRAATTQVAASGFRKTGIYPTNRDVFLPHEFLAADVTDLPMDDRDNKEHGESGVEVAAPGCEDKVDGEEGIPELTDTVDSEEPDKETHGAATEGSKTAPNLLAIPTTPDTDNGNAGPSTSRYQSPFVISPPPKASTTSRTKRSNARCGKAVVLTESPYKSELILSKTTRAKKGNSGKARTCNKRSSDVQPQTGGKRKRKTEQPEAENDTSSNEDDDAECIYCSELWSAGKDGMIKCSLCFGWAHEACTGKEGDSDEEFVCDLCS